The Mus pahari chromosome 5, PAHARI_EIJ_v1.1, whole genome shotgun sequence genomic sequence AACCAGGTGACATGCTTCACCCTGAGAAGCCTGAATGGGGAAATCTATCTAAAACTTAAAGCTGTTCCTCCCCAGGAATTCCTTTCTGATAATTTCTTAATATCTATCCTGAAGTATCTTTTTCTGGggcaatttattaatttatgttagCCTGAGTTGGGAGTTAAATGCTATTGTCAACtctataaatttttttctgaataaatcttgttcctttagttttctttataatgTACTTCTTTTTGGTGGGAggaggattgttttgttttgaaatagtctcaacactgtagcccagactggtctaggttacagcaatcctcctgcctcagtctcctgaatgaCAGGATTGTGGGAGTGAGCTACCATGCCCAGATTGTGATGAATCTCTTAAATATCAGTTTCTTGGACTACTAAAATGTACCTCTTATAGTAGAAGGCTAGAGTAGTctcactgcctcctgagttccaATGGTCAAGCAGGTGAATGAATTCACTTGTAATTATCAACCTGAAGACACAGCAGCATGCACAGCTAAACTTATCATGGCACTTGAATTAGCTGCTACTCCTACCATCTCTATGTTATGTAATATACAAAAACATCTCCCAGTTTGTGATTTATGTGTCCCTCTATAGATCTGAAGTGGTAGCAACAACAGTAGCTGCAGCAGTAGCTAAAATAGTCCTTGGGAATTAAttttgtgtaaaaaaataaaaaaataaaacctaaacatAGGAGCAAGTGTGATATTACCTTAAAGTAAACAAAGGTACTAACAAGGGAccccaaagtaaaataaaagtgaacagCATTCAAAGATTCTGAATTCCTGGGGCCAATTCTGAAACAAGAGAGCCAAGTCACCAACAGATCAGTTGCTGAGAGGTTAGCAGAACCCAGCATCTCACTGTTGAAGACACATGAACAGTGTTTCTTAGTTACTGCTGCGTATCCTTTCATATGGCAATGTTTTGAGGCCAGGATGAGGCATTgccaattttttcttttgtttttgaaggtgTTATAGGATTTAAAAGTTCTTACTGTCCTTGGGGTGACTAGCTTAGTGGTGAATGTATTACTAACTCCAGGAGTGCCTGGTTGCTAACCCTCAGCTTCAAAGATAATGTCTTCAGGGTTTGGTGGAGGAGGGCAGAACTCTTCACTGGGAAAAATCTCTTGGAACAGTGTTTCCGCTTGCTTGACAGCATGTTCATTCCCCAGTCCACAGTCAGGCCCAGAGCAGATGTACACGTTGGAAGGTAAGCCACAGTATGAGCTTCGGCTCACTCCTGAGGAATCTctcatattaaaataaagagcCCACAAGAGTCTTGGTTTTCTGAGTTCATCTTTGTCTGCTTCTACTTCTGCAAAAGGAATAAATAACTGCTTCACCACAGGTTCCAAGTCTTCTCTGGCTGTTTTTGAAGAGGAACAGGTCAGGTGGACCAGATAGCTGTCCTTCATGCATGTCATGGTTGATGAACATAATTCCATGACCCGAACAGAAGTGGTTCCTGGCTCCAGAGGAGGCACTACCAAAATGGAAATCTGCTGGTCTGAATCTGTCTTCAGGATGGACTGATCTGTGATGAGCACTGCCCTCGAGATCTGCTTGTATTGCACGTTTGAACATGTTTCCTTAGAAAGGTAACTGTCCTCCACAATAAAGTAGTTGGCACTTATTCTCTGACCAAAGGCATCTATGATTCCTTTACATCTTCCAGAGTCTTTGTCAACTACAAGGCATTTTACTTTATGGCGAAGACAATAGACTCCACCAAAAACTGCACACATCCTGCAGAAACACTGGGGAATTTCTCCTTGGCCatataaaggaaatataaagGGAGTATTGCCAAACCGTCCAAGACACTGAAGGAAGTTTTTTGTTGCTTGAAGGCCATCTAATGTAGTGCAAGATGATTCTGATGTCATTGCAATTGAGTGTAGTATGAAATGCTGGAGATTAGGTgttagttttttagtttttaagtagTCAGAAAATGAACACTGTTTGAAATCTTGGTATTCATCAGAATGTTGTTCATAGTCTAAACAGAATGTAAGAAACTTCATTAGCATTCTCTTTTCAACCATAGTGAGCTCTTTACTATTAAAGACATCTGCTCTGGAGCAAGGCACCTGTTCTATCTTCCCTTCCCGAAATGCAAGGATTCTAGTGACATTCTTAAATTCTGCGTAACGACTAACATTCGATTTGATTAGAAGATCAATCAGTGACCCTTGAGAATACAGCAGCTTTGATACCAAGTCAATATTAAATCTCCGGCTCTCCTTAACCATTTGAGAGTAAGTAATCCTATTTCTCTTTGGTTGTTCAATGCTGTCTTCTACAACAAGTTTGTGTTCACCTTTATCTTCATCTGAAACTGTGTGCGTATCCGTTTTGTCTCcacagtctttttctttctccagtgaGTCCTCCACATTAGCTGAGGATAGTGAAAGCTCTCTATCACTTTCCTCTGTATGTCTAGAAGGCACCTCATAGCTTGTAGAGTAAGCTGACTGCCTTTCTTTGGGCAAGCTTGCAGAATCCAGAGAGTCAGCAGGAGTAGCAGATGACTCTAGGGAGGAACTTTTCTGCAGAGCATCAGTGTCTGGCACACTGTCCTCCACATCTTGACTAGCATAACAGAAGACTTCTGTGTGCTGAATAGTTTCATCCTTCTTGCCAAGAGCAATGGCTTCTTCTGTTTCCTGGATCAGGTCTTGCCATGAGGCAGTCATGCCTTCCTCGCTGGCATGGTTCTGTTGATAGTCCTTCAGCCAGGACAGCAAACCTGTAAAGCTGAAACTTGCCCAATTCCCTCCATAGTAACTCCTTGAGTCAACATGCAGAACTCTCTGTCCACTTCTTGAACACGCAGCTGCCAGGATGGACTCGGGCAAACCTGTCCCTATTATTACCACATCAAACTCTGTAGGAAGCTTCTCCGCCATCCTAGGAGCTGAAGCTTCAGGCCCCAGCTGATGAAAGAACACCGTCTAGATCTAGGATGAGGGCTCTTCTGAGGTATTGATGCTGTAATAAAATCTCTACTTGTGATGTTCATTCAGAAACACCGAGTTTATAAGTCCTAAGCTTTTAACTGTTACAatttttacacattaaaaaaaaaaaaaaaagtcagtagcATGGAAACCACGATAAAGTGCATGTAACCATATCTGAGAATACTCAAGTGGATgtgtccttttcatttctgcattTCACCTTAGCGGTAAATGTTACCATGCatcacatatgcatgtgtgactGGAACTCttctctgaaagaagaaaattcaagaaaagaaCACAATTGTAAATAATAGGAAAGCAATTTCATGCAACAGCAATTCCAATCCACCGGGGTCTGACTTGTTCATGTGGATAGAAACCTCTACCCAATTCATTAAATGCTCCCTAACAGTTCTTCTAATGAACAAAAGGTATTTTGTATATCCTCCCCTGAAGTCAGGCAACACTGCTGGGAGGAATGtcccaataaattaaaaaataatatacaattactgattttttaataaaatatttagacaATACCATGAGATTAGACTaaaagaactatgtggctttaCTGTGTTAACGTAAACACGCTATGCATTATGATCATGCCAACATAATGGAGAATATTACTGTGGCCAGGGAAGTCTGTAGTTAATCCCAGAACAGCCATAGAGAAGATTTTTACATCTCTAACTACCCCACAGATCTTGCAGTAGATACATAAAGCACTTCAGATATTCGGATATTACAAAAGAATTAATTCAATAACTAgcactttaaaatatgtaagtatatttaaGAGCAAGCCTAAGGGGAAACAGTTGTATAACATTTTCAGTATCAAAGTACATGTATAAGCTAAAAAGGAAAGTTCTTGGTTACCTATTTAAAACACTGTATCATAAATAACATCTATTCTTCACATCTAGATaaagaaatatttgcattttgcCAGACTATCTTTGCAGCCATTTCATTTctaaggaaataatgaaaaaaagctTCTTCTGTGGCCTTCCACCGCAATGCTGGCTACAGCCCATGTGATGCTCGATGTGGCTGGCAGCTGCTCCCTTCGGACATACTCACCTGGAAGTCTGCAGGCTAACACACTTAGACACCCCACTGCCAGCCTTTTGATTGCTCATCATATACagtagcatatatacatatatgctatatgtatatataacatatatacatataagtgttCTTTGGCTTCTCTACTTTTCACTACCATTAAATCTGCTGACTTCTAAATGCGGGTCCAAGGAAAAGAATGGTTATTCTGATA encodes the following:
- the Chml gene encoding rab proteins geranylgeranyltransferase component A 2 — encoded protein: MAEKLPTEFDVVIIGTGLPESILAAACSRSGQRVLHVDSRSYYGGNWASFSFTGLLSWLKDYQQNHASEEGMTASWQDLIQETEEAIALGKKDETIQHTEVFCYASQDVEDSVPDTDALQKSSSLESSATPADSLDSASLPKERQSAYSTSYEVPSRHTEESDRELSLSSANVEDSLEKEKDCGDKTDTHTVSDEDKGEHKLVVEDSIEQPKRNRITYSQMVKESRRFNIDLVSKLLYSQGSLIDLLIKSNVSRYAEFKNVTRILAFREGKIEQVPCSRADVFNSKELTMVEKRMLMKFLTFCLDYEQHSDEYQDFKQCSFSDYLKTKKLTPNLQHFILHSIAMTSESSCTTLDGLQATKNFLQCLGRFGNTPFIFPLYGQGEIPQCFCRMCAVFGGVYCLRHKVKCLVVDKDSGRCKGIIDAFGQRISANYFIVEDSYLSKETCSNVQYKQISRAVLITDQSILKTDSDQQISILVVPPLEPGTTSVRVMELCSSTMTCMKDSYLVHLTCSSSKTAREDLEPVVKQLFIPFAEVEADKDELRKPRLLWALYFNMRDSSGVSRSSYCGLPSNVYICSGPDCGLGNEHAVKQAETLFQEIFPSEEFCPPPPNPEDIIFEAEG